The Rhizobium leguminosarum bv. trifolii WSM1325 genome has a window encoding:
- a CDS encoding HAD-superfamily hydrolase, subfamily IA, variant 1 (TIGRFAM: HAD-superfamily hydrolase, subfamily IA, variant 1~PFAM: Haloacid dehalogenase domain protein hydrolase~KEGG: pna:Pnap_2974 haloacid dehalogenase domain protein hydrolase): MIARNVDWGSIRFVVFDVDGTLYNQRMLRLRMAGELIADAVARGSLTNLRVLRAYRSLREAIGEGEIDDFQASLMTRTVARTGQPAERIEAIVSEWIERRPLAYIASCRYDGLVELFAGLRRQNKSIGIYSDYPADEKLQRMTLSADYILAASDPGVGIQKPDPRGLQMLMQRAGVGPAQTVLIGDRPERDGLAARRAGVLPLIRSDGPREGWLTFSTYSDPVFAALRAKEASG; the protein is encoded by the coding sequence ATGATCGCGAGGAATGTCGACTGGGGCAGTATCCGGTTCGTCGTCTTCGACGTCGACGGAACGTTATACAACCAGCGCATGCTACGCCTTCGAATGGCCGGCGAATTGATTGCTGATGCAGTGGCGAGAGGCAGCCTGACCAATCTGCGTGTGCTACGCGCATACCGCTCCTTGCGTGAAGCCATCGGCGAGGGGGAGATCGACGATTTTCAGGCGAGCCTGATGACGCGAACCGTCGCGCGAACCGGCCAGCCAGCCGAAAGGATAGAGGCAATCGTCAGCGAGTGGATCGAGCGCCGTCCGCTCGCCTATATCGCATCCTGCCGGTATGATGGGCTGGTGGAGTTGTTTGCCGGGCTCAGACGGCAGAACAAGTCGATCGGGATTTATTCTGATTATCCTGCCGACGAGAAGCTGCAGAGGATGACATTGTCGGCCGATTACATATTGGCCGCAAGCGATCCCGGCGTCGGCATCCAGAAGCCTGATCCGCGCGGCCTGCAGATGCTGATGCAGCGCGCCGGCGTCGGCCCGGCGCAAACCGTATTGATAGGCGACAGGCCCGAGCGGGATGGCCTTGCGGCGCGGCGCGCCGGTGTCCTGCCGCTCATTCGCTCCGACGGGCCACGCGAGGGCTGGCTGACCTTTTCGACCTATTCGGACCCTGTGTTCGCAGCGCTGCGGGCAAAGGAAGCGTCCGGATGA
- a CDS encoding hypothetical protein (KEGG: hypothetical protein) codes for MDAYLVHVLSPGDLDTIATTREAGTRIAYSEQQLSGWILAVQGVVAYLKGQPRSGGKIGILGISLGTQIASAASLGRSIIEAEVVEELRRNHLTPSSLNPPQINATIES; via the coding sequence TTGGATGCCTATCTCGTTCATGTGCTGTCGCCGGGCGACCTCGACACCATTGCCACGACACGTGAGGCGGGAACGCGGATCGCCTATTCCGAGCAGCAACTGTCGGGCTGGATCTTGGCCGTTCAGGGCGTAGTCGCCTATCTCAAGGGGCAACCGCGCTCTGGCGGTAAGATCGGAATTTTGGGAATTTCCCTTGGCACGCAAATCGCCTCGGCCGCTTCGCTCGGGCGAAGCATCATCGAGGCGGAAGTCGTAGAAGAGCTGCGCAGGAACCACCTGACACCATCATCACTCAATCCGCCGCAAATCAATGCGACGATTGAATCATGA
- a CDS encoding GtrA family protein (PFAM: GtrA family protein~KEGG: bat:BAS5286 GtrA family protein), with protein MILSKAIRYVFTGGLAAFVDLTVFRGLLAFGVPLGLSATSSWLIAAAVNYSATSRYVFNQATSRKRASLFLIGALLGLSINVFVTLILVQQVGLSPLWAKLFGIGAAFVFNFLINLLWVFR; from the coding sequence ATGATCTTGTCAAAGGCTATCCGCTATGTGTTCACCGGAGGGCTGGCCGCGTTCGTCGACCTCACGGTGTTTCGTGGCCTGCTGGCGTTTGGCGTGCCCCTCGGGCTCTCGGCGACATCGAGCTGGCTGATCGCGGCCGCCGTCAATTACAGCGCCACCAGCCGCTATGTCTTCAATCAGGCAACAAGCCGCAAGCGCGCTTCACTGTTCCTGATCGGCGCACTGCTCGGCCTCTCGATCAATGTCTTCGTGACGTTGATCCTCGTGCAGCAGGTTGGGCTCTCGCCCTTGTGGGCAAAGCTTTTTGGAATCGGCGCGGCCTTCGTCTTCAATTTCCTGATAAACCTTCTCTGGGTGTTCAGGTAG